Part of the Paenibacillus sp. JNUCC32 genome is shown below.
TGGTATGGAGCTGCCTTTGAAAAGGCTGCGTTTTGTAAACCGGGGAATCAGCGGCAACCGGGTCGTCGATCTGCGGGGGCGCTGGGAGGAAGATTGCATCGATCTGGATCCGACATGGGTATCCATCCTGGTCGGCATCAATGAAACCGGCAGGAGGTTTAATCGCGGCGAAACCACGTCCGTGGAAGCTTATTATGAAGGCTACAGGGAGCTGCTAATCCAAACCCGCGAGCTGACCGGCGCCAGTTTCATTCTCATGGAGCCCTTCCTGCTGCCCGTTACGGAAGCGAAGAAGGAATGGCGAGAAGATCTGGATCCCAAAATTCAGGCCGTTCGCGAATTGTCGCGCGAATTTGAAACCTTGTACGTTCCGCTCGACGGCATATTCGCTGCGGCCAGCTCCAAGATTGAGATGAGTTATTGGGCGCCCGATGGCGTGCATCCATCGCCTGCAGGGCATGCTCTTATGGCAGATGCTTGGCTTGCGACCATGCAGGGCCGTTCCATTCTGTAGAGGTTATTATAAGATTTTTTCTACTATATAAATATGGTTTCGTTATACTGGCATCCCCGGAGACGTATGACATCCGGGGATGTTCTTTATGGAAAGCATCCTCCCTTAGAAAATCTTGATTGACGAATACAATTGGGTACATATAAAATGTTCATAATAGACCGTTGTTCAATAGGAACGACTTATTTTTTGACTTTAATGCTTTCGTCTATGAAAGCGGGGAAGCGTTGTCGCTTTATGTAGAAAATTATTGAAGCGGTTAATAAAAGAGAGGGGATTCATAATGAAGAGAAAAATGTGGTTATCACTTACACTCTCCGCGCTGCTGGTTACGGCAGTAGGCTGCGGGGACAAGCCGGAAGGCGGCGGAACGACTCAAACGGGCAGCGGCGGAGATGCCGAGAAGAAATCCTACAGCATCGCGATTTCGCAGATCGTAGAGCATCCATCCTTGGATGCAACGCGGGAAGGCATTCTGGCAGCATTGAAGGACGCTGGAATCTCGGAGGATGACAAAACGCTGAAGATTGATTACAACAATGCACAAGGTGACCCGGCGAACAACCTCTCGATCGGACAGAAGTTGAAGGATACGAAAGCGGATCTGGTGATCGCAATTGCAACAGATTCGGCACAGGCTGTGGCGCAGAACGTGAAGGAGAAACCGGTCTTGTTCGCAGCTGTAACAGATCCGCTCGATGCGAAGCTGGTCAGCGATTTGAAGAAACCAGGGGGCAACATCACCGGGGCATCTGACACGAACCCGGAAGCAACCAAACAATTGATGAATTTTGTAAATACTCATTTTCCAAATGTTAAGAGGATTGGTTTGGTCTTAGATGAAGGAGAAGCAAATGCGGTTGTTATGGCCAACACGGCAGAAGAGGTGCTTTCGGAGCATGGAATCGAGCTTGTGAAAGCTGCCGTTACCAATACTTCGGAAGTGAAGCAAGCAGCGGAATCGCTAGTCGGTAAAGTCGATGCCTTTTATATCACGCTGGATAATACCGTGGTAAGTGGAGTCGAGACAATTATTCAGACAGCACAAAAAAACAAAATACCGTTCTTTTCCAGTGACCGCGATACGGTGGAGAAGGGAGCTTTTGCAACAGTTGGATTCAAGTACTACGATCATGGATATCAAGTCGGCCAGATGGCCGTAGAGATACTGAAAAACGGCAAGAACCCGGGGGACATGGAAATCACGAAGCCGGATAAGCTGGATCTGATCCTGAACACGAAGGTTGCGGCTGAATATGGAATTGAAGTGACCGACGCCATGAAACAGGAAGTCAAGGACCCGGACAACAACATCATCGAGTAACGGTAAGGCGCGGAGATAACAGCCCGCGCCTTACTTCTTAATCCTTAAGGAGGTCATGACATGCTGGATTTCGTGATGAGGCTGGATGGTCCGATTGAATTGGGGCTGCTGTATGCGCTGATGGCACTTGGCGTGTATATTACGTTCCGGATTCTGGATTTTCCGGATCTGACGGTGGATGGAAGTTTTACGACAGGCGCGGCGATTGCGGCGATTCTGATTACCAACGGTGTGAATCCATGGCTTGCCACGCTGGCCGCATTTGCCGGAGGTATGTTAGCCGGTATCTGTACAGGCCTGCTGCACACCAAGGGTAAAATCAACGGTTTGCTCTCGGGCATTATTATGATGATTGCGCTGTACTCGATTAATATGAGGATCATGGGCAAGCCTAATATTTCGTTGAGCCAGGAAGCGAATATCTTCGGATCCATTGATCCGATCTATATTATGTTAGTGATTGTGATCATCGGCAAGCTGCTGCTGGATGCATTCTTCCGCACGGATCTTGGCCTTGCGCTCCGCGCGACCGGCGATAACAAGCGGATGATCCGCAGCTTTGGTGCCAACACGGACACGACAACCATTCTGGGGCTAAGCATCTCGAACGGGCTGGTGGCCTTATCCGGCGCTGTGGTTGCCCAGCAATCAAGTTTTGCGGACATCGGCTCCGGTATTGGAATGATTGTCATTGGCTTGGCGTCCGTTATCATTGGTGAGGCTGTTCTGGGAACCGGCTCGGTATTCCGGACAACGCTGGCTGTCGTCTGCGGTTCGATTATCTATCGGATTGTCGTTGCTGCTGCTTATGAGATTCCATGGCTCGAAGCTTCGGATTTAAAATTGATCACGGCGATCATCGTCATTATCGCTCTCGTGGTTCCGACCATCAATCGGGCGATGAAGCAGCGTTCACAGGCACGGAGGCGCTCAACCGAACTGTTAGCTACGCAAGGGAAGACCAAAGGAGGTGCGCTCTGATGCTGGAAATGAACCATGTGTCCAAGCTGTTTAACCCGGGGACGGTGGATGAGAAGATCGCTTTGATGGATGTCAACCTTCACTTGAAGCCGGGGGATTTCGTGACGGTTATCGGAAGTAATGGTGCGGGCAAATCCACGCTGATGAATATCATTTCCGGGGTAATGAAGCCGGACGCGGGTGAAGTGCGCATTGACGGCACTTCGATCGGCCATCTGCCGGAATTCCGTCGCAGCCGCTGGATCGGCCGGGTATTTCAGGATCCGATGGCGGGCACAGCGCCGCATATGACCATTGAAGAGAATCTGGCGATGGCATATCGTCGCGGCCAATCCCGCGGGCTCAGCATAGGCGTTACAGCATCCAAGCGGGCCGGCTTCCGCAAACATTTAGAGCGGCTTGGCATTGGACTCGAGGATCGGCTCCGAGCCAAAGTAGGGATGCTGTCGGGAGGGGAACGTCAAGCGTTAAGTTTGCTGATGGCAACCTTCACGCAGCCCCAAATCCTGCTGCTCGATGAACATACGGCAGCGCTCGATCCGGCTCGTGCGGAGCTGATTACCCGAATAACCGATGACATCGTACGCGACATGAAGCTGACCACGCTCATGGTTACACATAACATGGAGCAAGCCATCCGTCTTGGCAATCGCCTTATTATGATGGATAAGGGGCGCATCATTCTGGATGTGGACGAAGAGCGCAAGAAATCCCTGACCGTGGAGCAGCTGCTTGGGGAATTTGAGCAGATTAGCGGTCACAAGCTGTCCGATGATCGTTTGGTTCTGGGGTGAAATTCTACTTCAAGACAAGGAATCTTTGATCAGATGATTAATAAGATGTTCATAAATTCAGCAAAAAAAGCGCTTCCGAAAATTTCGGAGCGCTTTTTCTCATCGTGTCATTTCATTTGACGATATATAAATAGAATAAGATTTGCAAGGAAATTGGCATTTTTAAATCTTATTGGGTATTTTATGTAAAAAAATGACGTAAATAAGTATTGACCGCTGGAATATTAATCAATATGATTACTGTATAGAGAAATATACTAATATTTGGGTTCTGATCCTGGAGGGTGGTGTTAGCTTGGAAATGACAGCCACGATTCGCGAACAAATGGAAGAGTTTCTACATAAGAACGAAATGACGATTAATCGGTTTGCAGAAATATCGGAGGTCAACAGCGGCACACTCAGCAATATTCTGAATGGGAACCGCCCGATTTCCATGCAGCAACTGGACCGAATTACGTCAGGCATGGGTCTGGAAGAGGGTTATTTCTACGAGTTGTACATAGATGAATGTATTTTTCATGCTACGCCGGATTGGCGTCGATTGGGACCGTTTCTTCACAGGTGCGCGGAACTGGGGAAGCTGGATTGTTTGGACAAGGCTGTCCGAATGACGATGGATAATATTTCTTACTCCCCGCTGCTCTTTGAAACAGCCGAGGTTTTTTTCAAAGAGGGAAAGCATGAGGCGGCCGTGCTGCTCTACAGGAGTGTGGCTGAGAGCGAAAGATTCCAGCATTCGGAGCGGCTGGCCCTTTGTCAGTATCGGTTGTTTACGCTTGGGCTTACGGATGATCAGGAAATGAATTCGCGGGCTGCAGTATACTTCGAACCTTATATTGATCGATTAGATGAAGTTTATGCGCTAAAAGAGCTTATTAACTTAAATGTATCGTTAAATAGGTGGAGCAAAGTTGAAGAGTTAGCCCATAAGATGGGAAGAATTGCCTCAATTCAGTATCAATTTGAAGTAGGAAGGGTTGGACAAGAAGTTAGTGGGAAGAAACCAGTTGTGTTCTATATGTTATATTCATACTTAGTAAAAGCCACTGTTTGTTATGAACGTGGAGAAATTGATTTAGCATTGGAATATGTTTCAATGTACTCCGAACCGGAATGGCTCAAAGAACAGCCAAATGAAGAAGAGCGTCGTATTATTAATCAATTTAATGAGTGGGCGGAAGCAAACAGATTTCTTTATAAACTAATGGCTGGAAATAACGGAGCTCTTTCTGAATATGTAAATTACATTGCTGATAAGGAAGACGAAATATTTCTTGCAATTTGTAATATCATGATTGCTGCAAATAGATATCAACTGCAAGTTGACCATATTTTAGAAAGATTTAAGGGATATATTGAATTCAAAGAGCAACGGAATCATATAGGGGAAATTATTCAACAAATTACTGCTGATCGATATACAAGGTTGTTAACAGAATTGGGAATATATTATTTGAATTTAAAGCACTTTGAAAAAGGGTTACAATTTATTTTAGAAAGTTTACAGCAATCAATAGCTATAAACAATGACAATGGAATGTTAAGATGTATGGCATTATTTGAACAATTCCGAGAGTTTTCTACAATTGACTTACAACAAAAATATAGAAAATTAGTATGTGAAGTACAGAAGTTGAATGAAGAAAAAATAGGTCTTGCCCTTAAGTATTAACTAAGAAAATCTCTTATCTTAATCTTCAGTCTAGATTTTTGTTATCATAATGTAGCATAATTATCTTGGAAAGCCTGGTAGATTCTATTACAATTATACAAGGCGTAATTCGTGAATATTTGCGAAGTTTCGTCGTATTCCACTAGATTGAACAAAAAATGCGATAAAATCAATTTGCGAGGTGAATACATTAATGAAAAGAAGATTGGCTTCTCTATTTATCCTCTGTAGCATTATTTTAACGATTGCAACTCCAAGTTTAATTGTAAATGCAGAAAGTAATATCCCTAATAATGAAATGATGAAGTCTTTAAGTAATCATGGAATAGGAACAACTTAAGTTTTTAATGCTTGCTTTTAGCTATCTACATAATTTTATAGAAGATGATCTTCATAATGTGATGACTTCGGATATTCTGAAGTCATCTTTTATTTGTATCTTGATCATTGAAGTGAGGAAGGAATCTAAACTATTTATTTCAGATTTACCTCTTAAAAATGGTTGATTCTAATGTTATAAAATAATAGCATTTAATTACTAATATTTGGTTTTCCATCTGGGGGTGTTGTTACTTGGAGACGACAGCCACGATTCGCGGAGAAATAGTAAGGTATTTGCAGAATCATCGTATGACGATTAACCAATTCGCCAGGATATCCGGCATCAACAGCGGAACACTTAGTAATATCTTGAATGGTAATCGTCCCATGTCTATGAACCAGTTAGACTGGATTACCGAAGGGATGGAGTTTGAAGAGGGGCACTTCTATGAACTTTACATAACGGAAAGTATTTTTCGTACCACTCCGGATTGGCGGAGGCTTGGGCCTTTTCTTGAGCGGTGTGCTGAACTGGATAAATTGGATTGTTTGCATAGAGCAGCACGAATGACGTTGGAAAATATCATTTACGTACCAATGCTTTTCGATATGGCGGAGTTGTTTTTTAAAGAAGAAAAGCATAAAGCTGCTGCATTGCTTTATGAATGTGTGGCTGAAAGTGAAAAATTCCAACATTCAGAAAGGCTTGCACTATGTCACTATCGTCTCTTTATGGTGGGGTTAAGTGATAACGTGGATGATAACTTAAAACTGGCAGTATCATTTGAGCAATATATCAATAGGTTAGATGAAAATTACCAATTAGACGCATATAGAAAACTTATTAATGTGAACATTTCACTTCTACGGTGGGATACTGTGGAAGTCCTGGCTAAAAAAATGGGTCAAATAGCAAGACTGCAATATAAGAATAACTTTAACTCTGCAATCATGAATGATGAACAGGAAAAGCCTATAGTTTTTTACATACTCTATTCATTTCTCATTCTGGCGAGTGTCTGTCGTGAATCTGGAAACTTTGGAGAAGCATTAAGTTACCTGTCCCTGTATGAGAACCCGGATTGGATAAAGACACCCTCAGAACAGGAAATAATAATTATTAAACAGTTTAAAGAATGGGCGAGAGCGAATCGCTACCTATATAGGTTAATGTCTGGACATTCTGACGCTCTTTCTGAATATGTAAACTATGTTGAATCTAGAACTGATGAAATTTTTCCGGCCTTATGCAATATTGTGGTAGCAGCTAAT
Proteins encoded:
- a CDS encoding SGNH/GDSL hydrolase family protein, encoding MVHIEQNALVLFQGDSITDCGRNYEESDSLGHGYALMAAARLGMELPLKRLRFVNRGISGNRVVDLRGRWEEDCIDLDPTWVSILVGINETGRRFNRGETTSVEAYYEGYRELLIQTRELTGASFILMEPFLLPVTEAKKEWREDLDPKIQAVRELSREFETLYVPLDGIFAAASSKIEMSYWAPDGVHPSPAGHALMADAWLATMQGRSIL
- a CDS encoding ABC transporter substrate-binding protein, which translates into the protein MKRKMWLSLTLSALLVTAVGCGDKPEGGGTTQTGSGGDAEKKSYSIAISQIVEHPSLDATREGILAALKDAGISEDDKTLKIDYNNAQGDPANNLSIGQKLKDTKADLVIAIATDSAQAVAQNVKEKPVLFAAVTDPLDAKLVSDLKKPGGNITGASDTNPEATKQLMNFVNTHFPNVKRIGLVLDEGEANAVVMANTAEEVLSEHGIELVKAAVTNTSEVKQAAESLVGKVDAFYITLDNTVVSGVETIIQTAQKNKIPFFSSDRDTVEKGAFATVGFKYYDHGYQVGQMAVEILKNGKNPGDMEITKPDKLDLILNTKVAAEYGIEVTDAMKQEVKDPDNNIIE
- a CDS encoding ABC transporter permease, coding for MLDFVMRLDGPIELGLLYALMALGVYITFRILDFPDLTVDGSFTTGAAIAAILITNGVNPWLATLAAFAGGMLAGICTGLLHTKGKINGLLSGIIMMIALYSINMRIMGKPNISLSQEANIFGSIDPIYIMLVIVIIGKLLLDAFFRTDLGLALRATGDNKRMIRSFGANTDTTTILGLSISNGLVALSGAVVAQQSSFADIGSGIGMIVIGLASVIIGEAVLGTGSVFRTTLAVVCGSIIYRIVVAAAYEIPWLEASDLKLITAIIVIIALVVPTINRAMKQRSQARRRSTELLATQGKTKGGAL
- a CDS encoding ABC transporter ATP-binding protein, producing the protein MLEMNHVSKLFNPGTVDEKIALMDVNLHLKPGDFVTVIGSNGAGKSTLMNIISGVMKPDAGEVRIDGTSIGHLPEFRRSRWIGRVFQDPMAGTAPHMTIEENLAMAYRRGQSRGLSIGVTASKRAGFRKHLERLGIGLEDRLRAKVGMLSGGERQALSLLMATFTQPQILLLDEHTAALDPARAELITRITDDIVRDMKLTTLMVTHNMEQAIRLGNRLIMMDKGRIILDVDEERKKSLTVEQLLGEFEQISGHKLSDDRLVLG
- a CDS encoding helix-turn-helix domain-containing protein, whose translation is MEMTATIREQMEEFLHKNEMTINRFAEISEVNSGTLSNILNGNRPISMQQLDRITSGMGLEEGYFYELYIDECIFHATPDWRRLGPFLHRCAELGKLDCLDKAVRMTMDNISYSPLLFETAEVFFKEGKHEAAVLLYRSVAESERFQHSERLALCQYRLFTLGLTDDQEMNSRAAVYFEPYIDRLDEVYALKELINLNVSLNRWSKVEELAHKMGRIASIQYQFEVGRVGQEVSGKKPVVFYMLYSYLVKATVCYERGEIDLALEYVSMYSEPEWLKEQPNEEERRIINQFNEWAEANRFLYKLMAGNNGALSEYVNYIADKEDEIFLAICNIMIAANRYQLQVDHILERFKGYIEFKEQRNHIGEIIQQITADRYTRLLTELGIYYLNLKHFEKGLQFILESLQQSIAINNDNGMLRCMALFEQFREFSTIDLQQKYRKLVCEVQKLNEEKIGLALKY
- a CDS encoding helix-turn-helix domain-containing protein, which codes for METTATIRGEIVRYLQNHRMTINQFARISGINSGTLSNILNGNRPMSMNQLDWITEGMEFEEGHFYELYITESIFRTTPDWRRLGPFLERCAELDKLDCLHRAARMTLENIIYVPMLFDMAELFFKEEKHKAAALLYECVAESEKFQHSERLALCHYRLFMVGLSDNVDDNLKLAVSFEQYINRLDENYQLDAYRKLINVNISLLRWDTVEVLAKKMGQIARLQYKNNFNSAIMNDEQEKPIVFYILYSFLILASVCRESGNFGEALSYLSLYENPDWIKTPSEQEIIIIKQFKEWARANRYLYRLMSGHSDALSEYVNYVESRTDEIFPALCNIVVAANRHRINIDYIIERFREYLIYKPQRNQLGKVSEQVTMNQHARLLTELGIYYLNSKKFNRGLVYIVDSMEYSIKINSDRGMLRCMGIFEQFRHAATEDILKRYNELIRDVQKLSVYAWSPIV